In Rhodospirillaceae bacterium, the sequence GGGGACCGGCGCAAGACCTTGTCGTCCGGCAGAAAAAATCCGTCAGCGGTGTCTGGATGAACCGTGCCACGATGCGGTTCCAGGACGTGCCCGCCTATTACGCCGTTGCGTCGAACCGGCCGGTGGATGAAATCGTGCCACCGGAAATGCTCGTTCGCAACGAGATCGGCGTGGAAAACATAAGGCTGGTGGTGCCGGCGGTGACCGCAGCGGCGGCAAAGAAAGAAGGCGTGACGGCAACAAAGGCAGAGGTGGCTCTTTTCCGCGAGGCGCTTCTCCGGCGAAAACAGGCGCGGCAACTTTACGAGTTTGAGGCGGGGGACGTCGCCTTTCTTGGCAACAGCCTTTTTCGAACCCGACTGTTCTTTCCGGAAACGGTGCCGGTTGGCGTCTATACCGTCAAAGTACTGTTGGTGCGGGAAAAACGGGTCGTCAGCGTTCAGACGACGCCGTTGATCATTCGGAAAACCGGACTTGGGGCGATGCTTTACAATTTTGCTCATGACCATGCGGCGCAATATGGGATCGTTGCTATTTTCCTGGCCTTGATGGCAGGATGGCTGGCCGGGATCATCTTCCGCCGGGTCTGACGTCCCTTTCACCTTGTTTCACAGCCAGTTGAGGTCGCATGCCGCAAGGGAAGAAAGAAACAGGGCAGGCATTGGATCGCTGCTTTCTCGTCGTTGTCGATCCGACGAAGGAGATGCACACGGCGCTTCGTTTCGCCTGTTACCGTGCGCGCCGGACCGGCGGCTATGTCTCGCTTCTTTACGTTCTGGAGCCGGCGGACTTTCACCATTGGGCGACGGTTGGCGAGCTCATGCGCGAGGAGGCCCGCGAGGCGGCGGAAGAAAGTCTGACAAAGCTTTCGTCCGGGGTGAAGACGCTGACCGGAAAAATGCCGGTCCTGTTTGTGCGCGAGGGGATTCGCAGCGAAGAGCTTCTGAAAATCATTGAAGAAGAATCCAGCATCTCGGTTCTCGTGCTTGCCGCGTCAAGCGATCAGGACGGGCCGGGGCCGCTCATCAACCATTTGGTTAACAAAATGGCAGGCGAACTTCGTATCCCGATCACGATCGTGCCGGGCAATTTGACCGACGATGCGCTTCGGGCGCTCACTTAAAAGAGCTGCTTTTTCCGTGGCTTAGCTAGGTAACCTTAAGAAATCATTCAAGAAAAGCTTGAATTTTAGATTTCTTTAACCCAAATTCATGACACACCAGAAAATAGTCAGGCGATGCGTGTCTGCAAGGGCGCGCACGGCCTTGGCGGGGAGAGCCGAATTTGTTTATTCAGACCGAGCAGACACCGAACCCGGCATCGTTAAAGTTTTTACCTGGCCAGGGGGTCATGGAAAAAGGGACGGCCGATTTTGCCTCGGCCGACGCGGCAGGGCGTTCGCCTCTGGCGAAGCGGTTGTTCGGCATTTCCGGCGTTGCTGGCGTTTTTCTGGGTGCCGATTTTATTACCGTGCGCAAGACCGACGACCGCGACTGGCAGGTGATCAAGCCAGAGATTCTCGGCGCCATTATGGAGCATTTCACCCTGGGCGACCCGGTGATCCTGCCCGAAGCTTCGGAAGACAAGCCACAGGCGGCCGCCGGTGGTGACGAGGGTGACGCGATCGTTGAACAGATCCGCGAACTTCTGGAAACCCGGGTTCAGCCGGCCGTGGCTCAGGACGGCGGCAATGTTCGCTTTGATCGTTTCGAAGACGGGATCGTCTTTCTTGAACTTCAGGGGGCCTGCGCCGGTTGCCCAAGTGCGACGGCGACCCTGCGCAACGGGATTGAGGGCCTTTTGAAGCATTACATCCCGGAAATCATCGAAGTTCGCGCCGTTTTGTAAAAAACTTACAGGGAGATACCGTATTTTGCGGAGCATCTTTTCTGGCCGAAGTCGTTCGGCCGCGCTTTTTTGCCGTCATTTTGCCCGTGGGCTGATCCGCCGGAGCCAGGTTTGGCTTGACGGCAGCTGGGGTTCTATTGCCCTATTTAGGGTAGTAGAACGGCTGGGCTACTATATGCAGTGGTTTGATCGGAAGGTCTTTGGCGGGCTTGGACGGCGGATCGGGTTCGAGGGTGCGGCCCTTGGCGGTCTTTTTCTCGCGGTCGGCACGTTGGTGGGCTTTGTCACCTTTGGTCAGGGCAGTCTGCCTGCCGGAGTTTTTCTTGACCGCGTACCCCTTGTTCGCCCCGTCGCCTCCCTGTATTTGCCGGACGCGCGCGCGGTGGCGGCGACCTTTGATCGCCATGGCTATCGGTTGGACCGGGTGCGCCGGGACGGCATCGTGCCGCGGGTCTTTTTGGCGACGCTGCCGTCGGATTTAGACGCCGTCGCGGTCGTGGGGGAGCGCAAGCAGCTTTTCCTGCAAACGGTGTTGCCGCTGGTGTTGCATGTGAACGAAACAATCCTTGGACAGCGCCAGCGCGCCCTTGCCCTTTACGAAGCAAAACAGGCGGGCGTTCGCCTCTCCAAACCAGAGCACGACTGGCTGGCGGCGCTTCATGACTATTACCGGGTTGCAGAGGGAGACAGCGCCGAACTTTTTCGGCGGCTTGATGTCGTCCCGCCATCTCTGGCGCTTGCCCAGGCCGTTGAAGAAAGCGGATGGGGTACGTCGCGTTTTGCCCAGGAAGGGAACGCTATTTTCGGCCAGTGGGCGCTAACGTCACGGCACGGGCTTGTGCCGGCGCAACGCGACGCGGGCGCGCGCCATTCCGTGCGTCGCTTTGGCGAGCTTGCCGGTTCTGTTCGTGCGTATATTCGCAATCTGAACACGCATCGGGCCTATCGGGAATTTCGCGCGAAGCGCGCCGTGCTTCGCCGTCTCCCGATGCCGCTAAACGGCTACGTTCTTGCCGACACGCTGCAGCGTTATTCCGAGCGCGGGGACGCCTATGTCGCAACGCTGCGTGTCCTCATTCGTTCGAATAAATTGCGGAATTTCGATCGCGCAAAACTGGCGGGCGATGTCTATGCCAGCCTTTCGGAGCCGGACGCCTAGCCACCGGACGCCTGCCGCTTCGGCGGTTGCATTTTTCCTGTTCTTTCCTATTCCGTCACGTAGAACTGACGCCCATACCATCGCCAATGACCGTCGCGCGTGTGCAGGGTGCAGTTGATGCGCGCGCGGCCTTTTGGAAAGGGTGCGGCCAGGCGCACTTCGAAGCGGCGTTCGCCAAGCTGAGCAAGTTCCGCCTGGCCCTGGCCGGAAGCGTAACAGCGCAACCGGTTTAAATCGGGGATGTCGTCCGCGATTGTAAAGCCGAAATTCGGCGGATTGCTGCCTTTTCCAAGCACCAGGTCGCGCGGCGTGATGTCTTTTACAGGCAAGGGCAGGGCGTTCGCGGCAAGGCGAAAGCGTTCAAGGCTGCCATAGGTTTTGCTGAAGGAAAATCGGGGCAGGTAGAAAAAATCTTCACGGCCGTGCAGGACACCGGAATGTTGTCCGAAGGCTGCCTCGAACCCGGCCTTGCGCGTGATTTCCTGAACGGCGAGGCTGGCCTCGCCATAAGGATAGGCAAGCAGCGCCGGCGCTTTTCCAAGTTCCTCGCGAAAGCGGGCGTTCGAATGCGCCAGATCGTCGCGAACCGTTTTTGCATCGGCAAGGGGCATGTGCAGGTGGGTGCCTGTCTGGCTGCCGATGGTGACGCCGTCGCGAAGCAGTTCCCGGATCTGGTCCCAGGTCATGTAGCTGTTGCCGCCCTGGTCGATGGCCTTGGTGGCGATGAACAGGGTCATTGGAAAACCGGCGGCCTTTAATCGCGGCCAGGCTTCCGTGTAGACGGAAAGAAAGGCGTCATCGATGGTAATCGCCACCGTTCGTTCCGGAAGGGGCGTGCCTTCGCGAAGGGCTTTTAGAATTTCCGGCAAGCCCAGCACGGTGTAATCGCCGCTTTTCAGTTCCTCAAGATGTGTTTCGAACTGGTCGATGGGGATGCTGGTCGATGGGTACGCGTCTTCACCAAAACGGTGATAGATCAATGCGACGGCGTGGTTGGCGGCGACGCTTTCGGCGGTGAAAAGCGCACAGGAGACAGATAGGAAAAGGCCCGCCAAAATTGCGCGCAAGGCACCCTTCCGCAAGAAGCGGCGGCAGGAAAATTGCGGCAAAGCGATGCCAACGGTCATAGATACCCTTTCACGCTTACTCTAATGTGCGCATGCGCGCCGGAACAAGCTTCCTCAACCCATCAGGCCCAGGCCAAGCTCGGCGTCGGACCGGACCGGGTAACGCCGGGCGTCGAACATTTGGTAATGCCACCACTCGTTGCGATAAAAATCCCAGCCGGCATCYGTCATCAGCCCTAAAAGAARCAGCCGRTTCCGTTGCGCSGCGACGGATATTTCRCCGTTGCCATGGTGGGACAGMGGTGTGAAAGCGTCAAACGGGGTGCCCATTTCCAACGCCTGTCCGGCTGCGTCGAGAAGGGTCAGATCGACMGCAACGCCRCGGGAATGGGGCGAGCCGCGTTTCGGGTCCGCCAGAAAATCCGGGTCCGGGCATRYGTCCCACAGGATTTKCTGGGCTTCGGCGGGGCGGAARCCGTCGAAGATTTTCAGGCGGTAGCCAACGCGTGCGGCAAGCCGG encodes:
- a CDS encoding universal stress protein, with the translated sequence MPQGKKETGQALDRCFLVVVDPTKEMHTALRFACYRARRTGGYVSLLYVLEPADFHHWATVGELMREEAREAAEESLTKLSSGVKTLTGKMPVLFVREGIRSEELLKIIEEESSISVLVLAASSDQDGPGPLINHLVNKMAGELRIPITIVPGNLTDDALRALT
- a CDS encoding NifU family protein, with product MFIQTEQTPNPASLKFLPGQGVMEKGTADFASADAAGRSPLAKRLFGISGVAGVFLGADFITVRKTDDRDWQVIKPEILGAIMEHFTLGDPVILPEASEDKPQAAAGGDEGDAIVEQIRELLETRVQPAVAQDGGNVRFDRFEDGIVFLELQGACAGCPSATATLRNGIEGLLKHYIPEIIEVRAVL
- a CDS encoding chitin deacetylase is translated as MTVGIALPQFSCRRFLRKGALRAILAGLFLSVSCALFTAESVAANHAVALIYHRFGEDAYPSTSIPIDQFETHLEELKSGDYTVLGLPEILKALREGTPLPERTVAITIDDAFLSVYTEAWPRLKAAGFPMTLFIATKAIDQGGNSYMTWDQIRELLRDGVTIGSQTGTHLHMPLADAKTVRDDLAHSNARFREELGKAPALLAYPYGEASLAVQEITRKAGFEAAFGQHSGVLHGREDFFYLPRFSFSKTYGSLERFRLAANALPLPVKDITPRDLVLGKGSNPPNFGFTIADDIPDLNRLRCYASGQGQAELAQLGERRFEVRLAAPFPKGRARINCTLHTRDGHWRWYGRQFYVTE
- a CDS encoding D-alanyl-D-alanine dipeptidase — translated: MDCLPQTPLVEITPADGVVLALAYATAENFTGKAVYLRARCYFHPDAAALLQNAVRLAARVGYRLKIFDGFRPAEAQXILWDXCPDPDFLADPKRGSPHSRGVAVDLTLLDAAGQALEMGTPFDAFTPLSHHGNGEISVAAQRNRLXLLGLMTDAGWDFYRNEWWHYQMFDARRYPVRSDAELGLGLMG